One genomic window of Brevundimonas vesicularis includes the following:
- the tyrS gene encoding tyrosine--tRNA ligase: MTEHAFKSDFLRTMQARGYIHQITHPAELDAAAAAGVVTGYIGFDATATSLHVGHLIQIMLLRRLQQAGHKPIVLMGGGTTKVGDPSFKDTQRPLLTEERIAENIAGIKGVFEKFLTFGDGPSDAIMVDNDEWLSKLGYLEFLRDYGTHFTVNRMLSFDSVKLRLEREQPLTFLEFNYMLMQATDFLELNRRYGCTLQMGGSDQWGNIINGVELTRKVDQKAAFGLTTPLLSTASGQKMGKTVGGAVWLNADALSPYDYWQYWRNTEDGDVGRFMRLFTDLTDVEIASYESLEGAAINDAKKALADAATTMLHGAEAAATARAAAESTFEKGQLSADLPTVELPSAEVYGAMIAAVVTKAGLTASNGEARRLAQGGGLRLNDAAVSDGAQLLTEADLKDGVIKLAAGKKKIVLVRPV; encoded by the coding sequence ATGACCGAACACGCCTTCAAATCCGACTTCCTCCGCACCATGCAGGCGCGAGGCTATATCCATCAGATCACTCATCCGGCCGAACTGGATGCGGCGGCCGCTGCCGGCGTGGTCACCGGATATATCGGCTTCGACGCCACCGCCACTTCGCTGCACGTCGGCCACCTGATCCAGATCATGCTGCTGCGTCGCCTGCAGCAAGCGGGACACAAGCCCATCGTCCTGATGGGCGGCGGCACCACCAAGGTAGGCGACCCCAGCTTCAAGGATACGCAGCGTCCCCTTCTGACCGAAGAGCGGATCGCCGAGAACATCGCCGGCATCAAAGGCGTGTTTGAAAAGTTCCTGACCTTCGGCGACGGCCCGTCGGACGCCATCATGGTAGACAACGACGAATGGCTGTCCAAGCTGGGCTACCTGGAATTTCTGCGCGACTACGGCACGCATTTCACCGTCAACCGGATGCTCAGCTTCGATTCCGTCAAGCTGCGCCTGGAACGCGAGCAGCCGCTGACCTTCCTCGAGTTCAACTACATGCTGATGCAGGCCACCGACTTCCTGGAGCTGAATCGCCGCTACGGCTGCACGCTGCAGATGGGCGGTTCGGATCAGTGGGGCAACATCATCAACGGCGTCGAACTGACCCGCAAGGTGGATCAGAAGGCCGCCTTCGGCCTGACCACACCGCTGCTGTCCACCGCCTCGGGCCAGAAAATGGGCAAGACCGTGGGCGGCGCCGTCTGGCTGAATGCCGACGCCCTGTCGCCCTATGACTACTGGCAATATTGGCGCAACACGGAGGATGGAGACGTGGGCCGCTTCATGCGCCTGTTCACGGACCTGACGGACGTCGAAATCGCCAGCTACGAGTCGCTGGAAGGCGCGGCCATCAACGACGCCAAAAAGGCCCTCGCCGACGCCGCGACGACCATGCTGCACGGCGCCGAGGCCGCCGCAACCGCCCGCGCCGCCGCCGAGAGCACCTTCGAAAAAGGCCAGCTGTCCGCCGACCTGCCGACCGTCGAACTGCCGTCGGCCGAGGTCTACGGCGCCATGATCGCCGCTGTCGTGACGAAGGCCGGCCTGACGGCCTCCAACGGCGAGGCCCGTCGCCTGGCCCAGGGCGGCGGCCTGCGTCTGAACGACGCCGCGGTGTCCGACGGCGCCCAACTGCTGACCGAGGCCGACCTCAAGGACGGCGTCATCAAACTGGCGGCCGGCAAGAAAAAGATCGTTCTGGTGAGGCCCGTCTGA
- a CDS encoding YdeI/OmpD-associated family protein, whose translation MPDDLRETLVAAPEALATWRDITPLARNEWICWIESAKKSDTRRKRLDWGRASLADGKRRPCCWPGCPHR comes from the coding sequence TTGCCGGACGACCTGCGCGAGACTTTGGTCGCCGCGCCGGAAGCCTTGGCGACCTGGCGCGACATCACGCCCCTGGCCCGCAACGAATGGATATGCTGGATCGAGTCCGCCAAGAAGTCGGACACCCGGCGCAAACGGCTGGATTGGGGCCGGGCGAGCTTGGCCGACGGCAAGCGCCGCCCCTGCTGCTGGCCCGGCTGCCCTCACCGTTAG
- a CDS encoding DUF1343 domain-containing protein, translating to MNFGLDCLLSDDALRAQLKGRRVALLAHPASVTKDLTHAVDALAACPEIRLTAAFGPQHGMKGDLQDNMMESPDYRDPVHGFPVFSLYGEVRRPRDEWMAEFDVLLVDLQDLGCRIYTYVTTLLYVLEAAAKHGKSIWVLDRPNPAGRPVEGMTLKPGWESFVGGGPMPMRHGMTMGELGLWFIDQFKLDVDYRVVEMQGWAPETGPGFGWPLLDRSWVNPSPNAPNLSMARAYAGTVMLEGATLSEGRGTTRPLELFGAPDIDARAVIAEMRALAPDWLGGCVLRDMWFEPTFHKHVGKLCSGVQIHVDHPGYDHAAFKPWRVQALGFKAIRRLYPHYDLWRDFPYEYAFGKLPIDVINGGPGLREWVDDAAATPGDLDAATQPDEAMWEEARRPFLLYSPS from the coding sequence ATGAACTTCGGCCTCGACTGCCTTTTGTCCGACGACGCCCTGAGGGCGCAGCTGAAGGGGCGACGCGTGGCCTTGCTGGCGCATCCGGCGTCGGTGACGAAGGATCTGACCCACGCGGTGGACGCGCTGGCCGCCTGTCCCGAGATCCGGCTGACCGCCGCCTTTGGCCCGCAGCACGGGATGAAGGGCGATCTGCAGGACAATATGATGGAGAGCCCGGATTATCGCGATCCGGTGCACGGCTTTCCCGTCTTCAGCCTGTACGGCGAGGTGCGGCGGCCGCGCGACGAATGGATGGCCGAGTTCGACGTGCTGCTGGTCGATCTGCAGGACCTGGGCTGCCGAATCTACACCTATGTGACGACCCTTCTGTACGTGCTGGAGGCGGCGGCAAAACACGGCAAGTCGATCTGGGTGCTGGACCGGCCCAATCCGGCAGGGCGTCCGGTCGAGGGTATGACGTTGAAGCCCGGCTGGGAAAGCTTCGTCGGGGGCGGGCCGATGCCGATGCGGCACGGCATGACGATGGGCGAACTGGGCCTGTGGTTCATCGACCAGTTCAAGCTGGATGTGGATTACCGGGTGGTGGAGATGCAGGGCTGGGCGCCCGAGACGGGGCCGGGCTTCGGCTGGCCGCTGCTGGACCGGTCGTGGGTCAATCCCAGCCCGAATGCGCCGAACCTGTCGATGGCGCGCGCCTATGCGGGCACGGTGATGCTGGAAGGGGCGACCCTGTCGGAAGGGCGGGGGACGACACGGCCGCTGGAGCTGTTCGGGGCGCCGGACATCGATGCGCGGGCGGTGATCGCAGAGATGCGCGCCCTGGCGCCGGACTGGCTGGGCGGCTGCGTCTTGCGCGACATGTGGTTCGAGCCGACCTTCCACAAGCACGTCGGAAAGCTGTGCAGCGGTGTGCAGATCCATGTCGATCATCCCGGCTACGACCACGCCGCCTTCAAGCCGTGGCGGGTGCAGGCCCTGGGGTTCAAGGCGATCCGGCGGCTGTATCCCCACTACGACCTGTGGCGGGATTTTCCGTACGAGTATGCGTTCGGGAAGCTGCCCATCGACGTGATCAACGGCGGGCCGGGCCTGCGGGAATGGGTGGACGACGCGGCGGCGACGCCTGGCGATCTAGACGCGGCGACGCAGCCAGATGAGGCGATGTGGGAAGAGGCCCGGCGACCGTTCCTGCTGTATTCACCATCATAA
- a CDS encoding alpha/beta hydrolase, whose translation MPEVILPGASGRIEGRYSPGKRPNAPIALILHPHPKAGGHMNNPVAVTLHQLFQQRGFATLRYNSRGVGKSQGEFDSGIGELADAATALDWLQANNPGASQTWVAGYQFGAYIGMQLLMRRPETDGFISVSPPSNMYDFSFLAPCPASGLFLHGTADTIVPPVEVERVVNKLRTQKGIIIDYELEEGASHFWQDHMSAVETRVGAYLDKRLEEKPA comes from the coding sequence ATGCCTGAAGTCATCCTGCCCGGCGCCTCCGGTCGCATCGAAGGCCGCTATTCCCCGGGCAAGCGCCCGAACGCCCCGATCGCGCTGATCCTGCACCCGCACCCCAAGGCGGGCGGACATATGAACAACCCGGTCGCGGTCACCCTGCACCAACTGTTCCAGCAGCGCGGCTTTGCGACCCTGCGCTACAATTCGCGCGGCGTCGGCAAGTCGCAGGGCGAGTTCGATTCGGGCATCGGCGAGCTGGCCGACGCGGCCACCGCCCTCGACTGGCTCCAGGCCAACAATCCGGGCGCCAGCCAGACCTGGGTCGCCGGCTATCAGTTCGGCGCCTACATCGGCATGCAGCTTCTGATGCGTCGCCCCGAAACGGACGGCTTCATCTCGGTCTCGCCGCCGTCGAACATGTATGACTTCAGCTTCCTGGCGCCCTGCCCGGCGTCCGGCCTGTTCCTGCACGGCACGGCCGACACCATCGTCCCGCCGGTCGAGGTCGAGCGCGTGGTCAACAAGCTGCGCACCCAAAAGGGCATCATCATCGACTACGAACTGGAAGAGGGCGCCAGCCACTTCTGGCAAGACCACATGAGCGCGGTCGAAACCCGCGTCGGCGCCTATCTGGACAAGCGTCTGGAAGAAAAACCGGCCTGA
- the ahpC gene encoding alkyl hydroperoxide reductase subunit C → MALINTTIKPFTAEAYKGGKFLTVTDADVAGKWAIFFFYPADFTFVCPTELEDLADHYAEFQKLGVEIYSVSTDTHFSHKAWHDSSPAIGKIEYTMLGDPSGLVTNNFDAMRPGVGLADRATFLVDPDGVIQFTETTSEGIGRNAAELLRKVKAAQYVRSHPGEVCPAKWEEGEATLAPSLDLVGKI, encoded by the coding sequence ATGGCCCTCATCAACACGACCATCAAACCCTTTACGGCCGAAGCCTATAAGGGCGGCAAATTCCTGACGGTCACGGACGCCGACGTCGCGGGCAAGTGGGCGATCTTCTTCTTCTATCCGGCCGACTTCACCTTCGTGTGCCCGACCGAACTGGAAGACCTGGCTGACCACTACGCCGAGTTCCAGAAGCTGGGCGTCGAGATCTATTCGGTGTCGACCGACACCCACTTCTCGCACAAGGCCTGGCACGACTCGTCGCCGGCGATCGGCAAGATCGAATACACGATGCTGGGCGATCCGTCGGGTCTGGTGACCAACAACTTTGACGCCATGCGTCCGGGTGTGGGCCTAGCCGACCGCGCGACCTTCCTGGTCGATCCGGACGGCGTGATCCAGTTTACCGAGACGACGTCGGAAGGCATAGGCCGCAACGCCGCCGAACTGCTGCGCAAGGTCAAGGCCGCCCAGTATGTGCGCTCGCACCCGGGTGAAGTCTGCCCGGCCAAGTGGGAAGAAGGCGAAGCCACCCTGGCTCCGTCGCTCGACCTCGTCGGCAAGATCTAA
- a CDS encoding DOMON-like domain-containing protein: MRLPLIPHPTSNSAGLTLEVEARRAGRVLSLEYVLAGPVEGVWRPEAAARVRTDGLWRATCFEAFVRTAGGYVEYNLSPSGAWAAYRFDGYRKGMRDLEMPAPFIVTRSAPGQFVLTADVTLPEDAVGAAGLAAMIRGVDGAIGYWALAHPSDKPDFHHLDSFALDLT; encoded by the coding sequence ATGCGCCTGCCTCTGATCCCGCACCCGACATCCAACTCTGCGGGACTGACTCTGGAGGTCGAGGCGCGGCGAGCCGGGCGGGTGCTGAGCCTGGAGTATGTGCTGGCCGGACCGGTGGAGGGCGTGTGGCGGCCGGAGGCGGCGGCGCGGGTGCGGACGGACGGGCTGTGGCGGGCGACCTGTTTTGAGGCCTTCGTGCGTACGGCAGGCGGCTATGTCGAATACAATCTGTCGCCGTCGGGGGCGTGGGCGGCCTATCGGTTCGACGGCTATCGCAAGGGGATGCGGGATCTGGAGATGCCCGCGCCGTTCATCGTGACGCGGTCGGCGCCCGGACAGTTCGTGCTGACGGCGGACGTTACGTTGCCGGAGGATGCGGTCGGGGCGGCGGGGTTGGCGGCGATGATCCGGGGCGTGGACGGGGCGATCGGCTATTGGGCGCTGGCGCATCCTTCGGATAAGCCCGACTTTCATCATCTCGACTCGTTCGCGCTGGACCTGACATGA
- a CDS encoding bactofilin family protein, whose translation MFTKSKSYDSGSNGLGIPPAPEPTTPTPTAASTPSLPATTPAPRAPEPARPAARSSNLSTLSAGVKYEGNISGAGELQVDGSLKGDVRVSRVVIGEGGSVEGTVHADVLDVRGRVSGAIVAKQVKLHATARVEGDITQEQLAIDQGAWFQGRCNQAKRDTPGAAMLEAPAPKADKADKTAA comes from the coding sequence ATGTTCACCAAGAGCAAATCCTACGACAGCGGATCGAACGGCCTGGGCATCCCCCCGGCGCCCGAACCGACCACCCCCACGCCGACGGCAGCGAGCACGCCGTCCCTGCCCGCCACGACGCCTGCGCCGCGCGCGCCCGAACCGGCCCGTCCGGCGGCCCGGTCCAGCAATCTGTCGACCCTGTCGGCCGGCGTGAAATACGAAGGCAACATCTCCGGCGCCGGCGAGCTTCAGGTCGACGGCTCGCTGAAGGGCGACGTCCGCGTCTCGCGCGTCGTGATCGGCGAAGGCGGCTCGGTCGAGGGCACGGTCCATGCCGACGTCCTTGACGTGCGCGGCCGCGTCTCGGGCGCCATCGTCGCCAAACAGGTCAAGCTTCACGCCACCGCCCGCGTCGAGGGCGACATCACGCAAGAGCAACTCGCCATCGACCAGGGCGCCTGGTTCCAGGGCCGCTGCAACCAGGCCAAGCGCGACACGCCCGGCGCCGCCATGCTGGAAGCCCCCGCCCCGAAGGCCGACAAGGCGGACAAGACCGCCGCCTGA
- the ahpF gene encoding alkyl hydroperoxide reductase subunit F, which produces MLDANLKSQLEAYLKNIVHPVELVASLGAGPKSIELKTLLEEIVSVSHGKVEMGRDYDDERQPSFLIRRKGTDIGVRFAGIPLGHEFTSLVLALLHVGGHPSKAAQEVIQQVRDLDGDYVFETYFSLSCQNCPDVVQALNLMSVINPRIKHVAIEGGLFKDEVEQRKIMAVPTVFLNGELFGQGRMELEQIVAKLDSGAEVRAAERLKSKDPFEVLVVGGGPAGAAAAIYTARKGIRTGVVAERFGGQVLDTMAIENFVSVPYTEGPKLAAHLEQHVREYEVDLMNLQKAAKLIPAKVPGGLHEVVLENGASLKSRTVILSTGARWRQMNVPGEEQYKNKGVAYCPHCDGPLFKGKRVAVIGGGNSGVEAAIDLAGIVAHVTLIEYDSELRADAVLQRKLATLPNVRIVTSAMTTQVHGDGEKVTGLSYKDRNSDAHHDIDLEGIFVQIGLVPNTEWLHGAVGVTPRGEIEVDHRGETSQPGIFAAGDATTVPYKQIVIAMGEGSKAGLSAFDYMIRTEPAKEAVVEPA; this is translated from the coding sequence ATGCTAGACGCCAATCTGAAATCCCAGCTCGAAGCCTACCTCAAGAACATCGTCCATCCCGTCGAACTGGTCGCCTCGCTGGGCGCGGGGCCCAAGTCGATCGAGCTGAAGACCCTGCTGGAGGAGATCGTCTCGGTCTCGCACGGCAAGGTCGAGATGGGCCGCGACTATGACGACGAACGCCAGCCCAGCTTCCTGATCCGGCGCAAGGGCACGGATATCGGCGTGCGGTTCGCAGGCATTCCGCTGGGCCACGAGTTCACCTCGCTGGTGCTGGCCCTGCTGCACGTCGGCGGCCATCCGTCCAAGGCGGCGCAGGAGGTGATCCAGCAGGTCAGGGACCTGGACGGCGACTATGTTTTCGAGACCTACTTCTCGCTGTCGTGCCAGAACTGCCCGGACGTGGTGCAGGCGCTGAACCTGATGAGCGTGATCAATCCGCGCATCAAACACGTCGCCATCGAGGGGGGCCTGTTCAAGGACGAGGTCGAGCAACGCAAGATCATGGCCGTGCCGACGGTCTTCCTGAACGGCGAGCTGTTCGGTCAGGGCCGGATGGAGCTGGAGCAGATCGTCGCCAAGCTGGATTCCGGCGCCGAAGTCCGCGCGGCTGAGCGTCTGAAGTCCAAGGATCCGTTCGAGGTTCTGGTGGTCGGCGGCGGCCCGGCCGGGGCGGCGGCCGCCATCTATACGGCGCGCAAGGGCATTCGCACGGGCGTCGTCGCCGAACGCTTCGGCGGCCAGGTGCTGGACACGATGGCGATCGAGAACTTCGTCTCGGTCCCTTACACCGAAGGGCCCAAGCTGGCGGCCCATCTGGAGCAACACGTCCGCGAGTATGAAGTGGACCTGATGAACCTGCAGAAGGCGGCCAAGCTGATCCCGGCCAAGGTTCCGGGCGGCCTGCACGAGGTGGTGCTGGAGAACGGCGCATCGCTGAAATCGCGCACCGTCATCCTGTCGACCGGCGCGCGCTGGCGCCAGATGAACGTGCCGGGCGAGGAGCAGTACAAGAACAAGGGCGTGGCCTATTGCCCGCACTGCGACGGGCCGCTGTTCAAGGGCAAGCGGGTGGCGGTGATCGGCGGCGGCAACTCCGGCGTCGAGGCGGCGATCGACCTGGCGGGCATCGTCGCCCATGTGACCCTGATCGAATACGACAGCGAACTGCGGGCCGATGCGGTGCTGCAGCGCAAGCTGGCGACCCTGCCGAACGTGCGGATCGTGACCTCGGCCATGACGACCCAGGTGCATGGCGACGGCGAGAAGGTGACGGGCCTGTCCTACAAGGACCGCAACTCCGACGCCCACCACGACATCGATCTGGAAGGCATCTTCGTGCAGATCGGTCTGGTCCCGAACACCGAATGGCTGCATGGCGCAGTGGGCGTGACGCCGCGCGGCGAGATCGAGGTGGATCACCGTGGCGAGACCTCGCAGCCGGGCATATTCGCGGCGGGCGACGCGACAACCGTGCCTTACAAGCAGATCGTCATCGCCATGGGCGAGGGGTCAAAGGCGGGTCTGTCGGCCTTCGACTACATGATCCGCACCGAGCCGGCGAAAGAGGCGGTGGTCGAACCGGCGTGA
- a CDS encoding peroxiredoxin — translation MSAAEGQPAPALDLPTDGGGRVTLAALEGKPAVVYFYPKDDTTGCTREAQDFTALASDFAALGVPVIGVSKDTVKKHDKFKAKYDLAVTLASDEDGGACEAWGVWVQKKLYGREYMGIERATFLIDAEGRVAKAWRNVKVADHAAAVREAARAL, via the coding sequence ATGTCCGCCGCCGAAGGTCAACCCGCGCCCGCCCTCGACCTGCCCACGGATGGCGGCGGCCGCGTCACCCTCGCCGCCCTGGAGGGCAAGCCCGCGGTCGTCTATTTCTACCCCAAGGACGACACGACCGGCTGCACGCGTGAGGCCCAGGATTTCACCGCCCTTGCCTCTGACTTCGCCGCGCTGGGCGTTCCGGTGATCGGTGTGTCGAAGGACACGGTGAAGAAGCACGACAAGTTCAAGGCCAAATACGATCTCGCCGTCACCCTCGCCTCCGACGAGGACGGCGGCGCCTGCGAGGCTTGGGGCGTCTGGGTGCAGAAGAAGCTCTATGGCCGCGAGTATATGGGCATCGAGCGGGCCACCTTCCTGATCGACGCCGAGGGCCGCGTCGCCAAGGCTTGGCGCAATGTGAAGGTCGCAGACCACGCCGCCGCCGTGCGGGAGGCCGCCAGGGCCCTGTGA
- the prfB gene encoding peptide chain release factor 2 (programmed frameshift), whose product MRPDVEAMKADIEQSVALLRRRLDWDVALRKLDELNARVEDPTLWDKPDEAQAVSRERSQLEGKINTVKAMEQDLEDGVMLAEMADEEGDEGALEDARASLRGIKERAARAELEALLSGEADGNDAYLEVNSGAGGTESNDWAGMLLRMYSRWAKAHGYEVTIEAHEEGEQAGVKSATILIEGPNAYGWLKSESGVHRLVRISPYDAAAKRHTSFASIGVSPVVDDAIEIDINPSDVRTDTYRASGAGGQHINKTDSAVRLTHTPTNTVVACQAGRSQHQNREMAWKMLRARLYELELQKREAAAQALADAKTDIGWGHQIRSYVLQPYQMVKDLRTEVETSDTQGVLDGDLDAFMGAALAQRVGETRGSSVD is encoded by the exons ATGAGACCGGATGTCGAGGCCATGAAGGCCGACATCGAGCAGAGCGTCGCTCTGCTCAGGAGGCGTCTT GACTGGGATGTCGCTCTAAGGAAGCTCGATGAGCTGAATGCGCGGGTGGAGGATCCCACGCTGTGGGACAAGCCCGACGAGGCCCAGGCCGTCAGCCGCGAACGCTCGCAGCTGGAAGGCAAGATCAACACCGTCAAGGCGATGGAGCAGGACCTCGAAGACGGGGTGATGCTGGCCGAGATGGCGGACGAGGAAGGCGACGAAGGTGCGCTGGAAGACGCCCGCGCGTCGCTGCGCGGCATCAAGGAACGCGCCGCGCGCGCCGAGCTGGAAGCCCTGCTGTCCGGCGAGGCTGACGGCAACGACGCCTATCTGGAAGTGAACTCCGGCGCCGGCGGCACCGAGTCGAACGACTGGGCCGGGATGCTGCTGCGGATGTATTCGCGCTGGGCCAAGGCGCACGGTTACGAGGTCACGATCGAAGCCCACGAAGAGGGCGAACAGGCGGGGGTCAAGTCGGCCACCATCCTGATCGAAGGGCCCAACGCCTATGGCTGGCTGAAGTCGGAATCGGGCGTGCACCGCCTGGTCCGCATCAGCCCTTATGACGCGGCGGCCAAGCGCCACACCAGCTTCGCCTCCATCGGGGTGTCGCCGGTCGTGGACGACGCGATCGAGATCGACATCAACCCCTCGGACGTGCGCACCGACACCTATCGCGCCTCTGGTGCGGGCGGTCAGCACATCAACAAGACCGACTCGGCTGTGCGCCTGACGCACACTCCGACCAACACCGTCGTGGCCTGCCAGGCCGGCCGGTCGCAGCACCAGAACCGCGAGATGGCGTGGAAGATGCTGCGCGCGCGCCTGTACGAGCTGGAACTGCAAAAGCGTGAGGCGGCGGCTCAGGCGCTGGCCGACGCCAAGACCGACATCGGGTGGGGCCACCAGATCCGCTCCTATGTCCTGCAGCCCTATCAGATGGTGAAGGACCTGCGGACCGAGGTTGAGACCTCGGACACCCAGGGGGTGCTGGACGGCGACCTGGACGCCTTCATGGGCGCGGCCCTGGCCCAGCGGGTCGGCGAGACCCGCGGATCGAGCGTGGATTAG
- a CDS encoding Rrf2 family transcriptional regulator, which yields MRLSTKGRYAVMAMADLAKNGRGESGEIRAVSLAEIAARQEISLSYLEQLFARLRKSELVKSVRGPGGGYRLAKAAHETVVAEIVLAVDEPIRATRCVAHGSPKGCMLAGERCITHNLWEDLGDEIHRYLAGVSLEDVVMNRTGQRRRNVEASAVGVAA from the coding sequence ATGCGTCTGTCGACCAAGGGACGATACGCCGTGATGGCGATGGCCGATCTGGCGAAGAACGGACGCGGCGAGAGCGGTGAAATCCGGGCGGTTTCGCTGGCCGAGATCGCCGCGCGCCAGGAGATTTCGCTGAGCTATCTGGAGCAACTGTTCGCCCGACTGAGGAAGAGCGAGCTGGTCAAGAGCGTGCGCGGACCGGGTGGCGGATACCGTCTGGCCAAGGCGGCGCACGAGACGGTGGTCGCCGAGATCGTGCTGGCGGTGGATGAGCCGATCCGGGCGACGCGGTGCGTGGCGCATGGCTCGCCCAAGGGCTGCATGCTGGCCGGCGAACGCTGCATCACTCACAATCTTTGGGAAGATCTGGGCGACGAGATCCATCGCTATCTGGCCGGCGTGTCGCTGGAGGATGTGGTGATGAACCGCACGGGCCAGCGTCGGCGCAATGTCGAGGCCTCGGCCGTCGGGGTCGCGGCATGA